From the Lolium rigidum isolate FL_2022 chromosome 2, APGP_CSIRO_Lrig_0.1, whole genome shotgun sequence genome, one window contains:
- the LOC124692345 gene encoding beta-fructofuranosidase, insoluble isoenzyme 1-like translates to MGNPKWVLAPWAVLLLLQLACASHHARMSLETSAASPSVPASIVSPLLRTGYHFQPPMNWINDPNGPLYYKGWYHLFYQYNPKGAVWGNIIWAHSVSRDLINWIALEPAISPSIPTDQYGVWSGSTTILHDGTPAILYTGIDRPSVNYQIQNIALPKNASDPLLREWYKPGYNPIAVPVAGINATQFRDPTTAWFAGKHWRMLVGGLRPGTLRGEAILYRSRDFKNWTRAQHPLHSALTGMWECPDFFPVGKAGVEKGLDTSEYGAAAGVEKHVLKNSLDLTRMDYYTVGTYDNVKERYVPDNPTGDVYQRLQYDYGNFYASKTFFDPVKQRRILLGWANESDSVAHDKAKGWAGIQAIPRKIWLDPSGKQLVQWPVEELEKLRCKPVTVGDKVVKPGQHFEITGLQSYQSDVEVSFEISSLDKAEPFDPAYSNNAQKLCGIKGADVKGGVGPFGLWVLSSADLAEKTAVFFRVFKDGYGKPIVLMCSDPTKSSLTPDLYKPTFAGFVDTDISSGKISLRSLIDRSVVESFGAGGKTCILSRVYPSMALGKDAHLHVFNNGETDIKVSKLTAWEMKRPLMNGA, encoded by the exons ATGGGGAATCCGAAATGGGTCCTGGCGCCATGGGCGGTGCTGCTTCTCCTGCAGCTCGCCTGCGCATCTCACCATGCCCGCATGAGCCTGGAGACCTCGGCCGCGTCGCCGTCGGTCCCAGCCTCCATTGTTAGCCCGCTGCTCAGGACAGGCTACCACTTCCAGCCCCCCATGAACTGGATCAACG ATCCAAATG GGCCGTTGTACTACAAGGGATGGTACCACCTGTTCTACCAGTATAACCCCAAGGGCGCGGTGTGGGGCAACATCATCTGGGCGCACTCGGTGTCCCGCGACCTGATCAACTGGATCGCCCTTGAGCCGGCCATCTCGCCGAGCATCCCGACGGACCAGTACGGCGTGTGGTCCGGTTCGACGACGATCCTCCACGACGGCACTCCGGCGATCCTGTACACGGGGATCGACCGGCCGAGCGTCAACTACCAGATCCAGAATATCGCCTTGCCCAAGAACGCGTCGGACCCTCTCCTCCGGGAATGGTACAAGCCGGGGTACAACCCGATCGCCGTGCCGGTGGCCGGCATAAACGCGACGCAGTTCCGCGACCCGACCACCGCGTGGTTCGCCGGCAAGCACTGGCGTATGCTGGTGGGGGGCCTCCGGCCGGGGACGCTCCGCGGGGAGGCGATCCTGTACCGGAGCCGCGACTTCAAGAACTGGACCCGCGCCCAGCACCCGCTGCACTCGGCGCTGACCGGCATGTGGGAGTGCCCGGACTTCTTCCCGGTGGGCAAGGCCGGGGTGGAGAAGGGCCTGGACACCTCCGAgtacggcgcggcggcgggcgtggaGAAGCACGTGCTGAAGAACAGCCTCGACCTCACCCGGATGGACTACTACACCGTCGGCACGTACGACAACGTCAAGGAGCGGTACGTGCCGGACAACCCCACCGGCGACGTCTACCAGCGCCTCCAGTACGACTACGGCAACTTCTACGCGTCCAAGACCTTCTTCGACCCCGTGAAGCAGCGCCGGATCCTCCTGGGGTGGGCCAACGAGTCCGATAGCGTGGCCCACGAcaaggccaagggctgggccgggaTCCAG GCGATTCCCCGGAAGATATGGCTTGACCCCAGCGGCAAGCAGCTGGTGCAGTGGCCGGTGGAGGAGCTCGAGAAGCTCCGGTGTAAGCCTGTTACCGTCGGCGACAAGGTCGTCAAGCCCGGCCAGCATTTTGAGATCACGGGTCTGCAGTCATACCAG TCTGACGTGGAGGTGAGCTTCGAGATATCGAGCCTGGATAAGGCTGAGCCCTTCGATCCGGCCTACAGCAACAACGCGCAGAAGCTGTGCGGCATCAAGGGCGCCGATGTCAAGGGCGGGGTAGGGCCTTTTGGGCTGTGGGTGCTGTCCTCTGCCGACCTAGCAGAGAAGACTGCAGTGTTCTTCAGAGTCTTCAAGGATGGATACGGCAAACCTATCGTCCTCATGTGCAGCGACCCCACCAA GTCATCTCTTACCCCAGATCTATACAAGCCGACTTTCGCCGGGTTCGTCGACACCGACATTTCGTCCGGGAAGATCTCTCTGAGAAGCTTG ATCGATCGGTCGGTGGTTGAGAGCTTCGGCGCGGGAGGGAAGACCTGCATCCTATCAAGGGTGTACCCGTCTATGGCCCTAGGGAAAGACGCGCACCTTCACGTGTTCAACAACGGGGAGACGGATATCAAGGTGTCCAAGCTGACCGCGTGGGAGATGAAGAGACCATTGATGAATGGCGCCTAA